The DNA segment CTCACGGGCCCGGGAAGGACGCGGTTGCGCAACCACGATCCGATCGCACAACCGATCAGATAGACCGCAAAGATCACCAGACCGAGATCGAGCCAATAGCCCACCCGCCCCGGCACGATATGCGTCAGTGACGCCGCCAGCAGAAGCGCGACCAGCGCGCCGAGCCAGCCGGCGAGAGCTTTGGAGACGCCATGGCCGCGATGAACCACCGCGATCCAGCCCATGGCGAAACCCAACAGTAATGCGGCAACCAGCCAGCCCCAATGAAATGTCGCCAGAAACATCATGGCTGCTCCTTCACCACGAATTCAATGCGGCGGTTGCGCGCCTTGCCTTCGTCGGTGTCGTTGGCGGCGACCGGCTGGGTGCTGCCATAGCCGATTGCCGCAAAACGGCTCGCGGGCAGGCCGGCCTTCACCAGATAATCGACAACCGCCTGGGCGCGCCGTTCGGACAGGGTCTGGTTCGCAGGTCCATCGCCATCGCTATCCGTGTGCCCGACGACCTCGATATTGGTGGCCGCACAACGCAGCGCAATCTCGATCAGGTGATCGAGCAGGCCTGCCGAATCCGCATCGATATTGGAGCGCCCGGATTCAAAGCGGATCGTACCCTTGCCGAGCACGTCCGTAAACAACTGCTGGCAGACGGTCGCGTCCACGGGCGCCGCCGCAGGTTTAACCGAGACATCGGCCTTGAGCTGCCAGCCTTGCGGGAAATCCTTGATCAGGTTGGCGCGAAGCTGACCGGCGGCGGCGTCGTAGAGCACATCACCTGACAGCTTCACTTCGCGATCCGTCACCACCAGCGTCCCCGTCGACAGGCGCGACAGCGCGCCAAGCGCCGGCACCACGGCGTTGGAAAAACCGGACGGCGCCCCGAGGCTGGTCTTGAGGTTGTCGACGACCTTCTCGCTGAAGAACTTGCGGCCCGCCGAGGCAACGATCGCGGTGTGCGCGTTGTTATCGGGCACATAGCCCGTCAGCGTCACCGTCAGCGCCACCGGATCCTTGTTGGCCTGGAAGATATAGGGCGGCGCCTTGATGTCGTTGGCGGCGACCGAAAAGCCCTCGGGCAGATTCTTCAACGCTGCCGCAATCGCCTCGCGGCCGCCGATTTCGCGCGCCATTCCGGCGAGGCTGACCTTGCTGTCCGAAATCGTGATCTTGCCGTCCTTCAGCTTCGCCACCTGGTCGAGCAGGAGTAGCGCAGCCTCGTCGAAACGCGGCGGGGCGCCGCGCGACAGGTTGGTTTGATCGACCACTTCGACGCCGCCAAGGTCGGCGCGCGCCGCTTCCAAAAGCTTGCCTTTGGTGGTGGGCAAGGGCGAACTGCCGGTTAGCGTCACCCTCACCACATCGCGTTCGGCCGACCAGACGAACGGCTTGGCCTCCGGGACCAGACGGGTTTCGTCGTTGACCAGCCGTA comes from the Bradyrhizobium erythrophlei genome and includes:
- a CDS encoding OmpA family protein, which produces MRGLARWSSKWWPGTIPLAVIWALAGWFSTSPLETELAGRSTAALKDVLLDKSKITVSGRDVTLVADAFSDEGRRNAVATIEAVPGVRLVNDETRLVPEAKPFVWSAERDVVRVTLTGSSPLPTTKGKLLEAARADLGGVEVVDQTNLSRGAPPRFDEAALLLLDQVAKLKDGKITISDSKVSLAGMAREIGGREAIAAALKNLPEGFSVAANDIKAPPYIFQANKDPVALTVTLTGYVPDNNAHTAIVASAGRKFFSEKVVDNLKTSLGAPSGFSNAVVPALGALSRLSTGTLVVTDREVKLSGDVLYDAAAGQLRANLIKDFPQGWQLKADVSVKPAAAPVDATVCQQLFTDVLGKGTIRFESGRSNIDADSAGLLDHLIEIALRCAATNIEVVGHTDSDGDGPANQTLSERRAQAVVDYLVKAGLPASRFAAIGYGSTQPVAANDTDEGKARNRRIEFVVKEQP